Proteins from a genomic interval of Bradyrhizobium sp. CCBAU 53340:
- a CDS encoding TadE/TadG family type IV pilus assembly protein: MDHGTFCSRSFNALVRRQGRARRHDRTIRLLHEFVKDQSGSYALLSALLMPVLVGTAGLGTEVGWWYYKHKNMQSAADSGAVSAATAESAGTDLLAEANAVTANYGYTNGANNVTVAVNQPPKTGNYASNPQAVEVIVSQPQQRLLSALFGSDPVLITARAVALPNSGTGCVLALNSGASPAVNVSGGNQLNLIKCNLYSDSSASPSLNVAGSATVSANQVGVVGDVSGASSITTTNGIKSHTLPVADPYANVSPPLEPSCTNAKITVNANGKTNSLDPGCYTGSITVNAGAVLNLSPGIYYLDGANLSVAGNATITGSGVTLVFTGSGSDWGTASIGSNATVNLTAPTSGATKGIVVYGDRNMPTGTAFNLTGGSTQNFGGAIYLPKANLSFSGGNGTSTSCTKIIADTLTFSGTSNLQVNCSALGTATIGSQTAQLTE, encoded by the coding sequence ATGGACCACGGGACATTCTGCAGCCGTTCGTTCAATGCGTTGGTGCGCCGGCAAGGTCGTGCGCGCCGGCACGATCGAACGATCCGTCTGCTTCATGAATTCGTTAAAGACCAGTCGGGCAGCTACGCGCTCCTTTCAGCGCTGCTGATGCCGGTGCTGGTCGGCACGGCAGGGCTCGGCACCGAAGTGGGCTGGTGGTACTACAAGCACAAGAACATGCAGAGCGCGGCCGACTCGGGCGCCGTGAGCGCCGCGACCGCGGAAAGTGCAGGCACCGACCTGCTGGCCGAAGCTAATGCGGTCACGGCAAATTACGGTTACACGAACGGGGCCAACAACGTCACGGTCGCCGTCAACCAGCCGCCGAAGACGGGCAATTATGCATCGAACCCGCAGGCGGTCGAAGTCATCGTCAGCCAGCCGCAGCAGCGATTGCTGTCGGCGCTGTTCGGCTCGGATCCCGTGCTCATCACCGCACGCGCCGTCGCGCTGCCAAATTCCGGCACGGGCTGCGTGCTTGCGCTCAACTCCGGCGCAAGCCCCGCGGTCAACGTGAGCGGCGGCAACCAGCTCAATCTGATCAAGTGCAATCTTTACAGCGACTCGAGCGCAAGCCCGTCGCTCAACGTTGCCGGCAGTGCGACGGTCTCTGCAAATCAGGTCGGAGTCGTGGGCGACGTCTCCGGCGCGAGCAGCATCACGACCACCAACGGCATCAAGTCGCACACGCTGCCGGTGGCCGATCCCTACGCGAACGTTTCTCCTCCGCTGGAGCCGAGCTGCACCAACGCCAAGATCACGGTCAACGCCAATGGAAAAACAAACTCGCTCGATCCCGGCTGCTACACCGGCAGCATCACGGTCAACGCCGGCGCAGTCCTGAACCTTAGTCCGGGCATCTATTATCTCGATGGTGCCAATTTGAGCGTCGCCGGAAACGCCACGATCACGGGCAGCGGCGTGACCCTGGTGTTTACCGGCTCGGGAAGCGACTGGGGCACCGCGTCGATCGGCAGCAACGCCACGGTCAACCTGACCGCCCCGACCAGCGGCGCCACCAAGGGCATCGTCGTGTACGGCGATCGCAACATGCCGACCGGGACGGCCTTCAATCTCACCGGCGGCAGCACCCAGAATTTCGGCGGTGCCATCTACCTGCCGAAAGCCAATCTCAGCTTCAGTGGCGGCAACGGCACGAGCACATCCTGCACCAAGATCATCGCGGACACGCTGACATTCAGCGGGACCTCCAACCTTCAGGTCAATTGTTCCGCGCTCGGCACTGCGACGATCGGCTCGCAAACCGCCCAGCTCACCGAATGA
- a CDS encoding TadE/TadG family type IV pilus assembly protein has product MHAVVRDNRGVAAVEFGIMIPVLSLMVVSVTDIGLALYRKMQVEEAAQAGAQYAIARGFDAGGISSAVTSATNSSDITASPAPVTFCGCPTSTGVSTVGCGTVCTGGAQAGTYTTISARATYYTLINYQIVATTYTYNAQSTARLQ; this is encoded by the coding sequence GTGCACGCTGTCGTCCGCGACAACAGGGGCGTCGCGGCGGTCGAATTCGGCATCATGATCCCGGTGCTGTCCCTGATGGTCGTTTCGGTCACCGACATCGGACTCGCACTCTATCGCAAGATGCAGGTCGAGGAGGCCGCGCAGGCGGGCGCGCAATACGCAATTGCGCGGGGCTTCGATGCGGGCGGCATTTCCAGCGCCGTCACCAGCGCCACGAACTCCTCCGACATCACGGCCTCGCCCGCGCCGGTCACGTTCTGCGGATGCCCGACGAGCACGGGCGTTAGCACCGTCGGCTGCGGGACGGTCTGCACCGGCGGCGCACAGGCGGGAACCTATACGACGATCTCGGCACGGGCGACGTACTATACGCTCATCAATTACCAGATCGTGGCGACCACATACACTTATAACGCCCAGTCGACAGCGAGGCTGCAGTGA
- a CDS encoding TadE/TadG family type IV pilus assembly protein — MFFLFIFGIIEAGLMFWTQLGIQHGAEMAARCATVNSTLCPSASAITNYAAQEAFGLTLPAGTFTYSAPTCGNQVSANVAFDFPQILNLSPVTLTARACFPS; from the coding sequence GTGTTCTTCCTGTTCATATTTGGCATCATCGAAGCCGGGCTGATGTTCTGGACCCAACTCGGGATCCAGCATGGTGCCGAAATGGCGGCGCGCTGCGCCACGGTCAACAGCACGCTCTGCCCGAGCGCCAGCGCCATAACGAACTATGCTGCCCAGGAGGCGTTCGGCCTCACGCTTCCGGCCGGGACATTCACCTATTCCGCGCCGACATGCGGCAACCAGGTCAGCGCAAACGTCGCATTTGACTTTCCGCAAATTCTCAATCTGTCCCCGGTGACGCTGACCGCCCGGGCATGCTTTCCGAGTTGA
- the lpxK gene encoding tetraacyldisaccharide 4'-kinase — MREPAFWYRPRSPKSLLLSPLGALYGAITARRMARKGFDAGIPVLCVGNYHVGGAGKTPTVLALTTLLRELGETPVVLSRGYGGRLKGPVMVDRERHTAADIGDEPLMMARDVPVAVARDRLDGVALAKSQGATVILMDDGFQNPLLLKDASLIVIDSERGLGNGKVFPAGPLRGPLKPQLARTDALVLIGDGHAADGVAAEISARGKPVLRARLKPDAASVARLQGKRVFAFAGIGDPERFFRTLQAGGFDVARTRSFADHHMFSQAELAALAADAQREQLTLVTTEKDLARLRGVEGAPEGIVPFAVRLEFDEPAALRQLISDHLYKARERRFSAR, encoded by the coding sequence ATGCGTGAGCCGGCCTTCTGGTACCGGCCGCGCTCCCCGAAGTCGCTTCTCCTCAGCCCCCTGGGCGCGCTCTATGGCGCCATCACCGCGCGCCGGATGGCGCGCAAGGGTTTTGACGCCGGCATCCCTGTGCTCTGCGTCGGCAATTACCATGTCGGCGGCGCCGGCAAGACGCCGACCGTGCTGGCGCTGACGACGCTGTTGCGCGAGCTCGGCGAAACCCCTGTGGTGCTCAGCCGCGGCTATGGCGGACGGCTGAAGGGCCCGGTCATGGTCGACCGCGAGCGTCATACCGCCGCCGACATCGGCGACGAGCCGCTGATGATGGCGCGTGACGTCCCGGTCGCGGTCGCGCGCGACCGCCTCGACGGCGTCGCGCTGGCGAAGTCGCAAGGCGCCACCGTGATCCTGATGGATGACGGCTTCCAGAATCCGCTTCTGTTGAAGGATGCTTCCCTGATCGTGATCGACAGCGAGCGCGGCCTCGGCAATGGCAAGGTGTTTCCGGCAGGTCCGCTACGTGGGCCGCTCAAGCCACAGCTTGCGCGCACCGATGCGCTGGTGCTGATCGGCGACGGCCATGCCGCCGACGGTGTCGCGGCGGAAATTTCCGCGCGCGGCAAGCCGGTGCTTCGCGCACGGCTGAAGCCGGATGCGGCGTCGGTTGCAAGGCTGCAGGGCAAGCGCGTCTTCGCCTTCGCCGGCATCGGCGATCCCGAGCGCTTCTTCAGGACCTTGCAGGCCGGCGGCTTCGATGTCGCGCGCACGCGCTCCTTCGCCGATCACCACATGTTTTCGCAAGCCGAGCTCGCCGCGCTCGCAGCCGACGCACAGCGCGAGCAGCTTACGCTGGTGACGACGGAGAAGGATCTCGCGCGGCTGCGTGGCGTCGAGGGCGCGCCCGAGGGCATCGTGCCCTTCGCGGTGCGGCTCGAATTCGACGAGCCGGCCGCGCTCCGGCAGCTGATCAGCGATCATCTCTACAAGGCCCGAGAGCGGCGGTTCAGCGCGCGATGA
- a CDS encoding 3-deoxy-D-manno-octulosonic acid transferase gives MRSSAARGPKMAKTMAGSLPHALPKSLPMTLRMYRRLATSLVPLAPALIKRRLKQGKEDPARVGERRGLSRDVRPHGPLVWIHGASVGEVLAAAALIERLRDLNLRILLTSGTVTSAAVVAKRFPPDVIHQYVPYDSPRYVARFLDHWKPSLALFIESDLWPNLILAGAARRVPMVLINGRMSPRSFPRWRRMHGTISALLSRFDICLAQSKTDAERFSALGSRDVVTTGNLKLDVPAPPADPAKLDRLMAMTRGRPIIVAASTHPGEDEMLVAAHRGLVGIFPQLLTVIVPRHPDRGSSIAGMITASGLKPALRSRDELPTATTDIYVADTMGELGLFYRLSQIVFMGGSMIHHGGQNPIEAIKLGAAIVHGPHVFNFADVYAALDQSGGARQADTQEALVKQLGLLLADPAARDKVHRAGAGVVDQLGGALDRTMTALEPYLMQLRIEMGAANA, from the coding sequence ATGCGCAGCTCGGCCGCCCGGGGCCCCAAGATGGCTAAAACGATGGCTGGCTCGCTGCCGCATGCGCTGCCCAAGTCCCTGCCAATGACGCTGCGGATGTACCGGCGCCTGGCGACGAGCCTGGTGCCGCTCGCCCCTGCCTTGATCAAGCGGCGGCTGAAGCAGGGCAAGGAGGATCCGGCGCGCGTCGGCGAGCGGCGCGGCCTCAGCCGGGATGTCCGGCCGCATGGCCCGCTGGTGTGGATCCACGGCGCCAGCGTCGGCGAGGTGTTGGCGGCGGCGGCGCTGATCGAGCGCCTGCGCGATCTCAACTTACGCATCCTGCTGACCTCGGGCACCGTCACCTCGGCCGCGGTCGTCGCAAAACGCTTTCCGCCCGACGTCATCCATCAATACGTGCCGTATGATTCCCCGCGCTACGTCGCCCGCTTCCTCGACCATTGGAAGCCGTCGCTGGCGCTGTTCATCGAATCCGATCTGTGGCCGAACCTGATCCTGGCGGGCGCGGCGCGCCGGGTGCCGATGGTGCTGATCAACGGCCGGATGTCGCCGCGCTCCTTCCCGCGCTGGCGGCGGATGCACGGCACCATCTCGGCGCTGCTGTCGCGGTTCGACATTTGCCTGGCGCAGTCGAAGACCGATGCCGAACGCTTCTCCGCGCTCGGCAGCCGCGATGTCGTCACCACGGGCAATCTCAAGCTCGACGTGCCGGCACCGCCGGCCGATCCCGCCAAGCTCGATCGGCTGATGGCGATGACGCGGGGCCGCCCGATCATCGTCGCAGCCTCGACCCATCCGGGCGAGGACGAGATGCTGGTCGCGGCGCATCGCGGCCTCGTCGGGATCTTCCCGCAGCTGCTGACCGTGATCGTGCCGCGGCATCCGGATCGCGGCTCGTCGATCGCAGGCATGATCACCGCATCGGGCCTGAAGCCGGCCTTGCGTTCTCGCGACGAGCTGCCGACGGCCACGACCGACATCTATGTCGCCGACACCATGGGTGAGCTCGGCCTGTTCTACCGACTCTCGCAAATCGTGTTCATGGGCGGATCGATGATCCACCATGGCGGGCAGAATCCGATCGAGGCGATCAAGTTAGGGGCGGCGATCGTCCATGGTCCGCACGTCTTCAATTTCGCCGATGTCTACGCGGCGCTCGATCAAAGCGGCGGTGCGCGGCAGGCCGATACGCAGGAGGCGCTGGTCAAGCAGCTCGGTCTGCTGCTGGCCGATCCCGCTGCGCGCGACAAGGTCCATCGCGCCGGCGCGGGCGTGGTCGATCAGCTCGGCGGCGCGCTTGATCGCACCATGACGGCGCTCGAACCGTATCTGATGCAGTTGCGCATCGAGATGGGAGCCGCCAATGCGTGA
- a CDS encoding lysophospholipid acyltransferase family protein, which translates to MKRLLRNTLRSSWFQRAVGFLAAEYLRLVWRTNKFTFDPPDVYDIVEPQIPAIFAFWHGQHFLTPFIKNKESYRAKVLISRHRDGEFNAIAVERLGIGLIRGSGDHGGAFHRKGGVGAFKEMVRTLQDGCNVALTADVPKRARVAGLGIIMLARESGRPIMPFAMATSRFIRLKNWDRTTINLPFGRGALVGIKEIHVPADADAAMMETLRLELEETLNEATRRAYAQLGRPGPQDG; encoded by the coding sequence TTGAAAAGACTGCTTCGCAATACGCTGCGAAGCAGCTGGTTTCAGCGTGCCGTCGGGTTTCTGGCGGCCGAATATCTGCGGCTGGTCTGGCGGACCAACAAGTTCACCTTCGATCCGCCCGATGTCTATGACATCGTCGAGCCGCAGATCCCGGCGATCTTCGCCTTCTGGCACGGCCAGCATTTCCTCACCCCGTTCATCAAGAACAAGGAGTCCTACCGGGCCAAGGTCCTGATCTCCCGTCACCGCGACGGCGAGTTCAACGCGATCGCGGTGGAGCGGCTCGGCATCGGTCTTATCCGCGGTTCCGGCGACCATGGTGGCGCTTTCCACCGCAAAGGTGGCGTCGGCGCCTTCAAGGAGATGGTGCGAACGCTCCAGGACGGTTGTAATGTCGCGCTGACCGCCGATGTCCCCAAGCGCGCCCGCGTCGCCGGACTCGGCATCATCATGCTGGCACGGGAATCGGGACGGCCGATCATGCCTTTCGCAATGGCGACCAGCCGCTTCATCCGGCTCAAGAACTGGGACCGTACCACCATCAATCTGCCGTTCGGACGGGGCGCGCTGGTCGGCATCAAGGAAATCCACGTTCCCGCCGACGCCGATGCCGCCATGATGGAAACGCTGCGGCTGGAGCTCGAAGAGACCCTGAACGAAGCCACCCGCCGCGCCTATGCGCAGCTCGGCCGCCCGGGGCCCCAAGATGGCTAA
- a CDS encoding DUF4170 domain-containing protein: protein MPDSAPQQLLHLVIGGELVDLEQNVFKNLDDVEIVGLYPNYATAHAAWRAKAQSTVDNAQMRYFIVHLHRLLDPNQEPAR, encoded by the coding sequence ATGCCAGATAGTGCCCCGCAACAACTGCTTCATCTCGTCATCGGCGGCGAGCTCGTCGATCTCGAGCAAAACGTCTTCAAGAATCTCGATGATGTCGAGATCGTCGGCCTCTACCCGAATTATGCCACCGCCCACGCTGCCTGGCGCGCCAAGGCGCAGAGCACGGTCGACAATGCGCAGATGCGCTATTTCATCGTCCATCTCCACCGGCTGCTCGACCCCAATCAAGAACCGGCGCGTTGA
- a CDS encoding 3'(2'),5'-bisphosphate nucleotidase CysQ, translating into MADADSSDADVLARDAALLQDTVREAGALAQSMFRTELKKWIKGASSPVSEADIAVNDLLEARLRGATPDYGWLSEESADDQARLSRRLTWVVDPIDGTRNYLGGHDEWCVSVALVEDASPVLAVVYAPTTNEFFFAARGQGTTLNDKPVQAARGSALDFTRVAGPKPMVERLNASGGEIKLHPRIGSLALRLCRVANGSLDAAFAGGNSHDWDLAAADLIVQEADGRMSDLSGGPILYNRREVTHGVLVAAGRDRHASIVAHFRNRPLP; encoded by the coding sequence TTGGCGGACGCTGACTCTTCCGACGCAGACGTTCTGGCGCGCGACGCCGCGCTGCTGCAGGACACGGTGCGGGAGGCGGGCGCGCTCGCGCAGTCGATGTTCCGCACCGAGCTGAAGAAGTGGATCAAGGGCGCGTCCTCGCCGGTGTCGGAAGCCGACATCGCGGTCAACGATCTGCTCGAAGCGCGTCTGCGCGGCGCCACGCCGGACTATGGCTGGCTGTCGGAGGAGAGCGCCGACGATCAGGCGCGGCTGTCGCGGCGCTTGACCTGGGTGGTCGACCCCATCGACGGCACCCGCAACTATCTGGGTGGCCATGACGAATGGTGCGTCAGCGTCGCACTGGTCGAGGATGCCTCGCCGGTGCTGGCCGTCGTGTACGCGCCGACCACCAACGAGTTCTTCTTCGCCGCCCGCGGTCAGGGCACGACGCTCAACGACAAGCCGGTGCAGGCGGCGCGCGGATCGGCGCTCGACTTCACCCGGGTCGCCGGGCCGAAGCCGATGGTCGAGCGGCTCAACGCTTCAGGCGGCGAGATCAAGCTGCATCCGCGAATCGGCTCGCTGGCGCTCCGGCTGTGCCGGGTCGCCAATGGCTCCCTGGATGCGGCTTTTGCGGGGGGCAATAGCCATGATTGGGACCTTGCGGCGGCCGATTTGATCGTGCAGGAAGCGGATGGTAGGATGAGCGACCTCTCCGGAGGTCCCATCCTTTATAATCGTCGGGAAGTGACGCACGGGGTGCTGGTGGCAGCGGGACGCGATCGTCATGCGAGCATTGTCGCGCATTTTCGAAACCGTCCCTTGCCCTGA
- a CDS encoding TldD/PmbA family protein: MNPSPSSTLSPQDSSKDSPKANRDLFDQSVLSDLAQRLVEAAKRAGADAADAVAVRGISQGVEVRDGRVEESERSEGDDVGLRVLVGQRQAVVSTNDVSGDAVTKLAERAVAMAKVAPSDKYVGLADPALLARDFPDLDLLDPNVPATAELERRALEAEAAALAVKGVSKSGGASASSGIGGMVLVTSTGFHGSYLRSSQGISATAIVGEGTSMERDYDFTSAPHGADLLSPETVGRSAGERTVARYNPRKVETCKVPVVFDPRVAGSLVGHVVGAINGASIARKTSFLKDKLGQQLFAKNIRIIDDPLRKRGLRSQTFDAEGVAVKKIALVDEGVLTTWLLDCATARELGLTTTGHAHRGVSSSPSPGPYNLHLEPGIPTPAELIADIKQGFYVTDLIGSGVNGVTGDYSRGASGFWIENGQLTYPVSEVTIAGHLFEIFKSMQPANNLEFRYGINAPTVRIEGLTLGGR, encoded by the coding sequence GTGAACCCTTCACCAAGCTCGACGCTTTCGCCCCAAGATTCGTCCAAGGATTCGCCCAAGGCCAACCGCGACCTGTTCGATCAGTCCGTGCTCTCGGATCTCGCTCAGCGCCTGGTCGAGGCGGCGAAGCGCGCCGGCGCGGATGCCGCCGATGCGGTCGCGGTGCGCGGCATCTCGCAAGGCGTCGAGGTGCGCGACGGCCGCGTCGAGGAATCCGAGCGGTCCGAGGGCGACGATGTCGGCCTGCGCGTGCTGGTCGGCCAGCGCCAGGCCGTGGTCTCGACCAACGATGTCAGCGGAGATGCCGTCACCAAGCTCGCCGAACGCGCCGTCGCGATGGCCAAGGTCGCTCCGTCTGACAAATATGTCGGCCTCGCCGATCCCGCGCTGCTGGCGCGCGACTTCCCCGATCTCGACCTGCTCGATCCCAACGTGCCTGCGACCGCCGAACTGGAGCGCCGCGCGCTCGAAGCGGAGGCTGCCGCGCTCGCCGTGAAGGGCGTGTCCAAATCCGGCGGCGCCTCGGCCTCATCAGGCATCGGCGGCATGGTGCTCGTCACCTCGACCGGATTCCATGGTTCCTATTTGCGTTCCAGCCAGGGCATCTCGGCGACCGCTATCGTCGGCGAGGGCACCAGCATGGAGCGCGACTACGATTTCACCTCAGCGCCGCACGGTGCCGATCTGCTGTCGCCAGAAACGGTCGGCCGTTCGGCTGGCGAACGCACCGTGGCGCGGTACAATCCGCGCAAGGTCGAGACCTGCAAGGTGCCTGTCGTGTTCGATCCGCGCGTTGCCGGCTCGCTGGTCGGTCATGTCGTCGGCGCCATCAACGGCGCCTCGATCGCGCGCAAGACCAGCTTCCTGAAGGACAAGCTCGGCCAGCAGCTGTTCGCCAAGAACATCCGCATCATCGACGATCCCCTGCGCAAGCGCGGCCTGCGTTCGCAGACGTTTGACGCCGAAGGCGTTGCCGTGAAGAAGATCGCACTGGTCGACGAGGGCGTGCTCACGACCTGGCTGCTCGACTGCGCGACCGCGCGCGAGCTCGGCCTAACCACCACCGGCCACGCCCATCGCGGTGTCTCGTCGTCGCCCTCGCCCGGACCCTACAATCTGCATCTCGAGCCCGGCATACCGACGCCGGCCGAGCTGATCGCCGACATCAAGCAGGGCTTTTACGTCACCGACCTGATCGGCTCCGGCGTCAACGGCGTCACCGGCGACTACAGCCGCGGCGCCTCCGGTTTCTGGATCGAGAACGGCCAGCTCACCTATCCCGTCAGCGAGGTCACGATCGCCGGCCATCTGTTCGAGATCTTCAAGTCGATGCAGCCGGCCAACAATCTCGAATTCCGCTACGGCATCAATGCGCCGACGGTGCGCATCGAGGGACTGACGCTTGGCGGACGCTGA